The following are from one region of the Roseofilum reptotaenium CS-1145 genome:
- the nifD gene encoding nitrogenase molybdenum-iron protein alpha chain, with translation MLSPSPISLEETQDSIAEIIGAYPKKVARKRSKHIVVRDPSIPEQEINANARTTPGIITQRGCAFAGCKGVVVGPFGDCVHIVHGPIGCSYYSWLTRRNQFKPREDGKEFLHYCFSTDLNEHDVVFGGVNKLKQAVQEAYDIFQPKSITVHSTCPVGLIGDDIQGAAREMTQKLGLPVVAFNCEGYKGVSQSAGHHIANNGFFKHWIGNDTETEEIEGFTVNLMGEYNIGGDSWEIERVLEKCGIKVVSTFSGDASYDDAIKAHLAKVNLVMCHRSINYMASMMEEKYGTPWMKVNFIGVHAFAKSLRKIAKFFDDPALIQRVEDVIVEELAIAEAQLTQYRKRLEGKTVFLFVGGSRAHHYQELFADLGMKTIVAGYEFAHRDDYEGRQALPKIKVDADSRNIEELDVERDSERYNPPSDAEMERLRNEKIMNDYKGMMPDMGEGTLLVDNISHHELDVLIKRFKPDLIGSGIKDKYVIEKFGVPCKQLHNYDYGGPFAGFRGAVNFAKDVDLRVNSPTWQYIKAPWD, from the coding sequence ATGCTTTCTCCGTCTCCCATAAGTCTGGAAGAGACCCAGGATAGTATTGCGGAAATCATTGGAGCCTATCCGAAGAAAGTCGCTCGCAAACGGAGCAAACATATTGTTGTTCGTGACCCATCTATTCCGGAGCAAGAAATTAACGCTAATGCCCGTACAACTCCCGGAATTATAACTCAGAGAGGATGTGCTTTTGCGGGATGTAAAGGTGTGGTTGTGGGGCCATTTGGTGACTGCGTACACATCGTTCATGGTCCGATTGGGTGTTCCTATTATTCTTGGTTAACTCGACGCAATCAGTTTAAACCGAGAGAAGATGGCAAAGAATTTTTACACTATTGCTTCTCCACCGATTTGAACGAACATGATGTTGTGTTTGGTGGCGTGAATAAGTTAAAGCAGGCGGTGCAAGAAGCCTATGATATTTTCCAACCCAAATCGATTACGGTTCACTCCACTTGTCCGGTGGGATTAATTGGAGATGATATCCAAGGTGCAGCTAGGGAAATGACGCAAAAACTGGGACTTCCGGTCGTTGCCTTTAACTGTGAAGGATATAAAGGAGTCAGTCAATCCGCAGGACACCATATTGCCAACAATGGTTTCTTCAAACATTGGATTGGAAATGATACTGAAACGGAAGAAATCGAAGGATTTACCGTTAACCTGATGGGTGAATATAACATCGGGGGTGACTCTTGGGAAATTGAGCGGGTGCTGGAAAAATGTGGCATTAAAGTGGTTTCCACATTTAGTGGCGATGCCTCTTATGATGATGCGATCAAGGCTCATTTAGCCAAAGTAAATCTGGTCATGTGCCATCGTTCCATTAACTATATGGCTTCCATGATGGAAGAGAAATATGGTACGCCTTGGATGAAAGTGAACTTTATTGGCGTTCATGCTTTTGCCAAGAGTTTGCGTAAGATTGCTAAGTTCTTTGATGATCCAGCTTTGATTCAACGGGTTGAAGACGTGATTGTGGAAGAATTGGCGATCGCCGAAGCTCAGTTGACCCAGTACCGCAAACGACTCGAAGGAAAAACGGTATTCTTGTTCGTTGGCGGTTCCCGGGCCCATCACTACCAAGAACTATTTGCAGATCTCGGCATGAAAACCATTGTAGCAGGCTATGAGTTTGCTCACCGGGATGACTACGAAGGACGGCAAGCCCTACCGAAGATCAAGGTGGATGCAGACAGTCGCAACATTGAAGAATTGGATGTAGAACGCGATTCAGAGCGCTATAATCCTCCATCGGATGCAGAAATGGAACGTCTGCGTAACGAGAAGATCATGAATGACTACAAAGGAATGATGCCCGATATGGGTGAAGGCACATTGCTAGTAGACAACATTTCTCACCATGAACTCGATGTGTTGATCAAACGCTTTAAACCCGATCTGATTGGTTCTGGAATTAAAGACAAGTACGTCATTGAGAAATTCGGCGTACCTTGCAAGCAGTTGCACAATTATGACTACGGTGGGCCCTTTGCTGGTTTCCGAGGTGCAGTCAACTTTGCCAAAGATGTGGATCTGCGAGTCAATAGCCCCACTTGGCAATACATCAAAGCCCCTTGGGATTAG